The genome window TCATATATGCCAAGCATAACCCACGTCGCAAGGTAGGCAGATCCTTATTGACAACTGACAGACATCATTATGTCTCGAAGGTATTCATGGTTTGATTCCCTGCGAATAGAGTAAGATCCGTCATTGAAGGAAATCACGCGCTGCGTGATTATCCGGAACCCATTGGAAGGAGAAAGATGGCTGGCCTTGGAAAATATCTGATCCTGTTCGGAATCGTCATCATCTTTGTGGGGACTCTCCTTCTCATCGCGCCAAAGGTCCCATGGCTGGGGCGTTTGCCGGGGGACATCCTTATCCGCAAAAAGAAATTTACCTTCTATTTTCCCCTGGCCACATCCATTATTCTCAGCATCATCCTCACGGTGCTGATCAACCTGTTCAGGAAATAATTTAGACTCAAAATCCAGGATGCAAGATC of bacterium contains these proteins:
- a CDS encoding DUF2905 domain-containing protein gives rise to the protein MAGLGKYLILFGIVIIFVGTLLLIAPKVPWLGRLPGDILIRKKKFTFYFPLATSIILSIILTVLINLFRK